One window of Tenacibaculum maritimum NCIMB 2154 genomic DNA carries:
- the fabF gene encoding beta-ketoacyl-ACP synthase II, with protein MQLKRVVVTGLGALTPIGNNIEEYWNALINGVSGAAPITYFDAAKFKTRFACELKGFDATNYMNRKEARKMDRFTQYAMVASDEAIADSKLNLDEVNKLRVGVIWGAGIGGLETFQNEVLNFASGDGTPKFNPFFIPKMIADIAPGNISIKNGFMGPNYTTVSACASSANAMIDALNYIRLGHCDVIVTGGSEAAVTIAGMGGFNAMHALSTRNESPETASRPFDAERDGFVLGEGAGAIVLEEYEHAKARGAKIYAEVVGGGMSSDAHHMTAPHPEGIGVIAVMKNCLENAGLKPEDVDHINTHGTSTPLGDVAELKAISEVFGSHAKNININSTKSMTGHLLGAAGAIESIAAILAIENSIIPPTINHATPDENINSALNLTLNKAAKREVKVAVSNTFGFGGHNACIAFKKID; from the coding sequence ATGCAATTAAAACGAGTCGTAGTAACTGGACTTGGCGCATTAACGCCAATAGGAAATAATATAGAAGAGTATTGGAATGCTTTAATTAACGGAGTTAGTGGAGCGGCACCTATTACATATTTTGATGCTGCCAAGTTCAAGACTCGTTTCGCATGCGAATTGAAAGGATTCGATGCGACCAATTATATGAACAGGAAAGAGGCGCGTAAAATGGATAGGTTTACGCAATATGCAATGGTGGCTTCAGATGAAGCAATTGCAGATTCAAAGTTAAATCTAGATGAAGTAAACAAACTTCGAGTAGGTGTAATTTGGGGAGCGGGTATAGGTGGTTTAGAAACCTTTCAAAATGAAGTGCTAAATTTTGCTTCTGGAGATGGAACTCCTAAATTTAACCCTTTCTTTATTCCTAAAATGATTGCAGATATAGCTCCAGGGAATATTTCTATAAAAAACGGGTTTATGGGACCTAACTATACTACCGTGTCAGCTTGTGCTTCTTCAGCAAATGCAATGATAGATGCATTAAATTACATTCGTTTAGGACATTGTGACGTTATTGTAACAGGAGGTTCTGAAGCAGCAGTTACCATAGCTGGAATGGGTGGTTTTAACGCAATGCATGCTTTGTCAACAAGAAATGAATCTCCAGAAACAGCTTCAAGGCCTTTCGATGCTGAGCGTGATGGGTTTGTTTTAGGAGAAGGAGCAGGGGCTATTGTTCTTGAAGAGTATGAACATGCAAAAGCACGTGGAGCAAAGATTTATGCAGAAGTAGTTGGAGGAGGAATGTCGTCTGATGCACACCACATGACAGCTCCGCACCCTGAAGGGATAGGAGTCATTGCAGTAATGAAAAACTGTTTGGAAAATGCAGGTTTGAAACCTGAAGATGTAGATCATATTAATACACATGGAACATCAACACCACTAGGAGATGTAGCAGAGTTAAAAGCAATATCAGAGGTGTTTGGTAGCCATGCAAAAAATATCAATATTAACTCTACAAAATCAATGACAGGTCATTTGCTAGGAGCGGCTGGAGCTATAGAATCTATTGCAGCTATCTTAGCTATTGAAAATAGTATTATTCCTCCTACAATAAATCACGCTACGCCAGATGAGAATATTAATTCAGCATTGAACTTGACTCTTAATAAAGCAGCAAAAAGAGAAGTGAAAGTAGCTGTAAGTAATACATTTGGATTTGGAGGGCATAATGCTTGTATCGCCTTTAAAAAAATAGATTAA
- the rnc gene encoding ribonuclease III, translated as MNFLRRIVRPQSKEDEDLYYELKELLNFKPIKLAYYKKAFTHRSLKVVDKDGNPVNYERLEFLGDAMLGAVIASYLYKKVPKGTEGYLTQMRSKIVSREHLNELGKDLDLIHFVKSNISKDHVGENIHGNIFEALIGAIYLDRGYNYCKQFVFDKVIVPYVDIEKLEKKITSYKGLIIEWCQKNKKKYKFESYEDSGNQSVKHFSVKITIDGNMIAKGRSTSKKKAEEKAAKRVYYTLQDQIIGS; from the coding sequence ATGAATTTCCTTCGTAGAATAGTAAGACCTCAATCCAAAGAAGATGAGGATCTTTATTACGAGTTAAAGGAGTTGTTAAATTTTAAGCCAATAAAGTTAGCTTATTATAAGAAGGCTTTTACACACCGTTCTTTAAAAGTAGTAGATAAAGATGGCAACCCAGTAAATTATGAGCGTTTAGAGTTTCTAGGGGATGCAATGTTGGGAGCTGTAATTGCTTCTTATTTATATAAGAAAGTGCCAAAAGGAACAGAGGGATATTTGACACAAATGCGTTCAAAAATTGTAAGTAGAGAGCATTTAAATGAGTTAGGAAAGGACTTAGATTTAATTCATTTTGTAAAGAGCAATATTTCTAAAGATCATGTAGGGGAGAATATTCATGGCAATATTTTTGAAGCACTTATAGGAGCAATATATTTAGATAGAGGATATAATTACTGTAAGCAATTTGTTTTTGATAAAGTAATTGTTCCTTATGTAGATATAGAAAAACTAGAAAAGAAAATTACAAGTTATAAAGGGCTTATTATTGAATGGTGTCAAAAGAATAAGAAAAAATATAAGTTTGAATCTTATGAAGATTCAGGAAATCAATCAGTAAAACATTTTAGTGTGAAAATCACGATTGATGGAAATATGATTGCTAAAGGAAGATCAACGTCCAAAAAG